The following proteins are co-located in the Paludibaculum fermentans genome:
- a CDS encoding mandelate racemase/muconate lactonizing enzyme family protein: MKADRRSFLSAAAGAGLAALPAAAAPSPAVQARYDKLDAILKQPVLKRQYFTAPVIIESVELLHLDGAYLCRVRSKDGAEGISVAHSTMNRLFPIFLKDVAPFFLGKDARELDLILEKVFIFGFNFRFSGLALGLPLATVEFAILEMLGRMAQKPVGELIGEVHHKEVGVYMATEWREKPVEESLKLIQGAVAEYDIHALKIKIGGLMFMTTDMYAEGPPGRTEKIVPLVRKTFGDKMALYADSNSFYTVPEAIRVGRLLEQYKFVYFEEPVKFDHIEEIKQVADTLTIPIANGEQDFDYYGFRWLMANDGLDIVQPDNYYFGGLIRSMKVARMAAAFGKTIVPHMSGGGLGFLYDVQFVSAAPNAGEHHEFKSFKTHVKYECKTAPMKVVNGKIKVPTGPGFGADLDPDWVKKHQPVRL; encoded by the coding sequence ATGAAAGCTGATCGCCGTAGTTTTCTATCCGCTGCCGCCGGCGCGGGCCTGGCCGCGTTGCCTGCCGCGGCCGCGCCGAGCCCGGCGGTGCAGGCCCGCTATGACAAGCTGGACGCGATTCTGAAACAGCCGGTGCTGAAGCGGCAGTACTTCACTGCCCCGGTGATCATCGAGTCAGTGGAGTTGCTGCACCTGGATGGCGCCTACCTGTGCCGGGTTCGTTCCAAGGATGGCGCGGAGGGCATCTCGGTCGCGCACAGCACAATGAACCGGCTGTTCCCGATCTTCCTGAAGGATGTGGCGCCGTTCTTCCTGGGCAAGGACGCCCGCGAACTGGACCTGATCCTGGAGAAGGTCTTCATCTTCGGCTTCAATTTCCGGTTCAGCGGACTGGCGCTGGGCCTGCCCCTGGCCACGGTGGAATTCGCGATTCTCGAGATGCTGGGCCGCATGGCGCAAAAGCCCGTGGGTGAACTGATCGGAGAGGTTCACCACAAGGAAGTGGGCGTGTACATGGCCACGGAGTGGCGTGAGAAGCCGGTGGAAGAGTCACTCAAGCTGATCCAGGGCGCGGTGGCGGAATATGACATCCACGCGCTGAAGATCAAAATCGGCGGGCTGATGTTCATGACCACGGATATGTATGCGGAGGGACCGCCCGGACGGACTGAAAAGATCGTGCCGCTGGTGCGCAAGACGTTTGGCGACAAGATGGCCCTCTACGCGGACTCGAACAGTTTCTATACCGTGCCGGAGGCCATTCGCGTGGGCCGGTTGCTGGAGCAGTATAAGTTCGTGTACTTCGAGGAACCGGTGAAGTTCGATCACATCGAAGAGATCAAACAGGTGGCCGACACCCTGACGATTCCGATCGCCAACGGCGAACAGGATTTCGACTATTATGGTTTCCGCTGGCTGATGGCGAACGACGGGCTGGATATTGTGCAGCCGGACAATTACTACTTCGGCGGCCTGATCCGGTCGATGAAAGTGGCGCGCATGGCGGCGGCCTTCGGCAAGACGATTGTGCCGCACATGTCGGGCGGCGGGCTGGGCTTCCTCTACGATGTGCAGTTCGTTTCGGCGGCGCCGAACGCCGGCGAACACCACGAGTTCAAGTCCTTCAAGACCCACGTGAAGTATGAGTGCAAGACCGCCCCGATGAAGGTAGTGAACGGCAAGATCAAAGTGCCGACGGGGCCGGGTTTCGGGGCCGATCTCGACCCCGATTGGGTGAAGAAGCACCAACCCGTACGGCTGTAA